One part of the Papilio machaon chromosome 5, ilPapMach1.1, whole genome shotgun sequence genome encodes these proteins:
- the LOC106710618 gene encoding troponin I isoform X5, with translation MADDEKKRLEEAKKAKQAEIDRKRAEVRKRMEEASKAKKAKKGFMTPERKKKLRLLLRKKAAEELKKEQERKAAERRRIIEERCGRPKNIDDANEDAISRVCKEYHTRIGKLEDEKFDLEYIVKRKDMEIADLNSQVNDLRGKFVKPTLKKVSKYENKFAKLQKKAAEFNFRNQLKVVKKKEFTLEEEDKEKKPDWSKGKPGDQKVKEEEVEA, from the exons GCGAAGAAGGCCAAACAGGCCGAGATCGACCGCAAGCGCGCTGAGGTGCGCAAGCGCATGGAGGAAGCCTCCAAGGCCAAGAAGGCCAAGAAAGGTTTCATGACACCTGAGAGGAAGAAGAAGCTTAGG TTGTTGCTGCGTAAAAAAGCCGCTGAGGAGTTGAAGAAGGAACAGGAACGCAAAGCGGCGGAGAGGAGGCGCATCATCGAGGAGAGGTGCGGCAGACCCAAGAACATCGACGACGCAAACGAAG ATGCTATTTCGAGGGTTTGCAAAGAATACCACACCCGCATCGGCAAACTTGAAGATGAAAAGTTCGATCTGGAATACATCGTTAAACGGAAAGACATGGAG ATTGCCGACCTGAACTCTCAAGTCAACGACCTAAGAGGCAAatt CGTCAAACCTACACTGAAGAAGGTGTCCAAATACGAAAACAAATTCGCTAAGCTTCAGAAGAAGGCAGCTGAATTCAACTTCCGTAACCAACTGAAGGTTGTCAAAAAGAAGGAATTCACCCTTGAAGAAGAAGACAAAGAG AAAAAGCCAGACTGGTCCAAGGGCAAGCCGGGAGACCAGAAGGTAAAAGAAGAAGAGGTTGAGGCATGA
- the LOC106710618 gene encoding troponin I isoform X6: MADDEAKKAKQAEIDRKRAEVRKRMEEASKAKKAKKGFMTPERKKKLRLLLRKKAAEELKKEQERKAAERRRIIEERCGRPKNIDDANEDAISRVCKEYHTRIGKLEDEKFDLEYIVKRKDMEIADLNSQVNDLRGKFVKPTLKKVSKYENKFAKLQKKAAEFNFRNQLKVVKKKEFTLEEEDKEKKPDWSKGKPGDQKEGESTPATPAPAAS; encoded by the exons GCGAAGAAGGCCAAACAGGCCGAGATCGACCGCAAGCGCGCTGAGGTGCGCAAGCGCATGGAGGAAGCCTCCAAGGCCAAGAAGGCCAAGAAAGGTTTCATGACACCTGAGAGGAAGAAGAAGCTTAGG TTGTTGCTGCGTAAAAAAGCCGCTGAGGAGTTGAAGAAGGAACAGGAACGCAAAGCGGCGGAGAGGAGGCGCATCATCGAGGAGAGGTGCGGCAGACCCAAGAACATCGACGACGCAAACGAAG ATGCTATTTCGAGGGTTTGCAAAGAATACCACACCCGCATCGGCAAACTTGAAGATGAAAAGTTCGATCTGGAATACATCGTTAAACGGAAAGACATGGAG ATTGCCGACCTGAACTCTCAAGTCAACGACCTAAGAGGCAAatt CGTCAAACCTACACTGAAGAAGGTGTCCAAATACGAAAACAAATTCGCTAAGCTTCAGAAGAAGGCAGCTGAATTCAACTTCCGTAACCAACTGAAGGTTGTCAAAAAGAAGGAATTCACCCTTGAAGAAGAAGACAAAGAG AAAAAGCCAGACTGGTCCAAGGGCAAGCCGGGAGACCAGAAG GAGGGGGAATCTACACCTGCCACTCCTGCGCCTGCGGCCTCGTAA
- the LOC106710618 gene encoding troponin I isoform X9 yields MADDEAKKAKQAEIDRKRAEVRKRMEEASKAKKAKKGFMTPERKKKLRLLLRKKAAEELKKEQERKAAERRRIIEERCGRPKNIDDANEDAISRVCKEYHTRIGKLEDEKFDLEYIVKRKDMEIADLNSQVNDLRGKFVKPTLKKVSKYENKFAKLQKKAAEFNFRNQLKVVKKKEFTLEEEDKEKKPDWSKGKPGDQKVKEEEVEA; encoded by the exons GCGAAGAAGGCCAAACAGGCCGAGATCGACCGCAAGCGCGCTGAGGTGCGCAAGCGCATGGAGGAAGCCTCCAAGGCCAAGAAGGCCAAGAAAGGTTTCATGACACCTGAGAGGAAGAAGAAGCTTAGG TTGTTGCTGCGTAAAAAAGCCGCTGAGGAGTTGAAGAAGGAACAGGAACGCAAAGCGGCGGAGAGGAGGCGCATCATCGAGGAGAGGTGCGGCAGACCCAAGAACATCGACGACGCAAACGAAG ATGCTATTTCGAGGGTTTGCAAAGAATACCACACCCGCATCGGCAAACTTGAAGATGAAAAGTTCGATCTGGAATACATCGTTAAACGGAAAGACATGGAG ATTGCCGACCTGAACTCTCAAGTCAACGACCTAAGAGGCAAatt CGTCAAACCTACACTGAAGAAGGTGTCCAAATACGAAAACAAATTCGCTAAGCTTCAGAAGAAGGCAGCTGAATTCAACTTCCGTAACCAACTGAAGGTTGTCAAAAAGAAGGAATTCACCCTTGAAGAAGAAGACAAAGAG AAAAAGCCAGACTGGTCCAAGGGCAAGCCGGGAGACCAGAAGGTAAAAGAAGAAGAGGTTGAGGCATGA
- the LOC106710618 gene encoding troponin I isoform X4 — protein MADDEKKRLEEAKKAKQAEIDRKRAEVRKRMEEASKAKKAKKGFMTPERKKKLRLLLRKKAAEELKKEQERKAAERRRIIEERCGRPKNIDDANEAELQTICQMYWQRIYELEGDKYELERGSEIKKMEIADLNSQVNDLRGKFVKPTLKKVSKYENKFAKLQKKAAEFNFRNQLKVVKKKEFTLEEEDKEKKPDWSKGKPGDQKEGESTPATPAPAAS, from the exons GCGAAGAAGGCCAAACAGGCCGAGATCGACCGCAAGCGCGCTGAGGTGCGCAAGCGCATGGAGGAAGCCTCCAAGGCCAAGAAGGCCAAGAAAGGTTTCATGACACCTGAGAGGAAGAAGAAGCTTAGG TTGTTGCTGCGTAAAAAAGCCGCTGAGGAGTTGAAGAAGGAACAGGAACGCAAAGCGGCGGAGAGGAGGCGCATCATCGAGGAGAGGTGCGGCAGACCCAAGAACATCGACGACGCAAACGAAG cGGAACTGCAGACGATATGTCAAATGTATTGGCAAAGAATATACGAGCTTGAGGGAGATAAATATGAACTAGAACGAGGTAGCGAAATTAAGAAAATGGAG ATTGCCGACCTGAACTCTCAAGTCAACGACCTAAGAGGCAAatt CGTCAAACCTACACTGAAGAAGGTGTCCAAATACGAAAACAAATTCGCTAAGCTTCAGAAGAAGGCAGCTGAATTCAACTTCCGTAACCAACTGAAGGTTGTCAAAAAGAAGGAATTCACCCTTGAAGAAGAAGACAAAGAG AAAAAGCCAGACTGGTCCAAGGGCAAGCCGGGAGACCAGAAG GAGGGGGAATCTACACCTGCCACTCCTGCGCCTGCGGCCTCGTAA
- the LOC106710618 gene encoding troponin I isoform X15 has protein sequence MADDEAKKAKQAEIDRKRAEVRKRMEEASKAKKAKKGFMTPERKKKLRLLLRKKAAEELKKEQERKAAERRRIIEERCGRPKNIDDANEEMLKNIIQEYYDRMYVCEGQKWDLEHEVRKRDYEIADLNSQVNDLRGKFVKPTLKKVSKYENKFAKLQKKAAEFNFRNQLKVVKKKEFTLEEEDKEAKKAEKADWAIGKK, from the exons GCGAAGAAGGCCAAACAGGCCGAGATCGACCGCAAGCGCGCTGAGGTGCGCAAGCGCATGGAGGAAGCCTCCAAGGCCAAGAAGGCCAAGAAAGGTTTCATGACACCTGAGAGGAAGAAGAAGCTTAGG TTGTTGCTGCGTAAAAAAGCCGCTGAGGAGTTGAAGAAGGAACAGGAACGCAAAGCGGCGGAGAGGAGGCGCATCATCGAGGAGAGGTGCGGCAGACCCAAGAACATCGACGACGCAAACGAAG AAATGCTCAAGAATATAATACAGGAGTATTATGACCGCATGTATGTGTGTGAGGGCCAGAAGTGGGATTTGGAACACGAAGTCAGGAAAAGAGATTATGAG ATTGCCGACCTGAACTCTCAAGTCAACGACCTAAGAGGCAAatt CGTCAAACCTACACTGAAGAAGGTGTCCAAATACGAAAACAAATTCGCTAAGCTTCAGAAGAAGGCAGCTGAATTCAACTTCCGTAACCAACTGAAGGTTGTCAAAAAGAAGGAATTCACCCTTGAAGAAGAAGACAAAGAG GCTAAGAAAGCGGAGAAGGCTGATTGGGCAATCGGCAAGAAGTAA
- the LOC106710618 gene encoding troponin I isoform X11 has translation MADDEKKRLEEAKKAKQAEIDRKRAEVRKRMEEASKAKKAKKGFMTPERKKKLRLLLRKKAAEELKKEQERKAAERRRIIEERCGRPKNIDDANEDAISRVCKEYHTRIGKLEDEKFDLEYIVKRKDMEIADLNSQVNDLRGKFVKPTLKKVSKYENKFAKLQKKAAEFNFRNQLKVVKKKEFTLEEEDKEAKKAEKADWAIGKK, from the exons GCGAAGAAGGCCAAACAGGCCGAGATCGACCGCAAGCGCGCTGAGGTGCGCAAGCGCATGGAGGAAGCCTCCAAGGCCAAGAAGGCCAAGAAAGGTTTCATGACACCTGAGAGGAAGAAGAAGCTTAGG TTGTTGCTGCGTAAAAAAGCCGCTGAGGAGTTGAAGAAGGAACAGGAACGCAAAGCGGCGGAGAGGAGGCGCATCATCGAGGAGAGGTGCGGCAGACCCAAGAACATCGACGACGCAAACGAAG ATGCTATTTCGAGGGTTTGCAAAGAATACCACACCCGCATCGGCAAACTTGAAGATGAAAAGTTCGATCTGGAATACATCGTTAAACGGAAAGACATGGAG ATTGCCGACCTGAACTCTCAAGTCAACGACCTAAGAGGCAAatt CGTCAAACCTACACTGAAGAAGGTGTCCAAATACGAAAACAAATTCGCTAAGCTTCAGAAGAAGGCAGCTGAATTCAACTTCCGTAACCAACTGAAGGTTGTCAAAAAGAAGGAATTCACCCTTGAAGAAGAAGACAAAGAG GCTAAGAAAGCGGAGAAGGCTGATTGGGCAATCGGCAAGAAGTAA
- the LOC106710618 gene encoding troponin I isoform X10 — translation MADDEAKKAKQAEIDRKRAEVRKRMEEASKAKKAKKGFMTPERKKKLRLLLRKKAAEELKKEQERKAAERRRIIEERCGRPKNIDDANEEMLKNIIQEYYDRMYVCEGQKWDLEHEVRKRDYEIADLNSQVNDLRGKFVKPTLKKVSKYENKFAKLQKKAAEFNFRNQLKVVKKKEFTLEEEDKEKKPDWSKGKPGDQKVKEEEVEA, via the exons GCGAAGAAGGCCAAACAGGCCGAGATCGACCGCAAGCGCGCTGAGGTGCGCAAGCGCATGGAGGAAGCCTCCAAGGCCAAGAAGGCCAAGAAAGGTTTCATGACACCTGAGAGGAAGAAGAAGCTTAGG TTGTTGCTGCGTAAAAAAGCCGCTGAGGAGTTGAAGAAGGAACAGGAACGCAAAGCGGCGGAGAGGAGGCGCATCATCGAGGAGAGGTGCGGCAGACCCAAGAACATCGACGACGCAAACGAAG AAATGCTCAAGAATATAATACAGGAGTATTATGACCGCATGTATGTGTGTGAGGGCCAGAAGTGGGATTTGGAACACGAAGTCAGGAAAAGAGATTATGAG ATTGCCGACCTGAACTCTCAAGTCAACGACCTAAGAGGCAAatt CGTCAAACCTACACTGAAGAAGGTGTCCAAATACGAAAACAAATTCGCTAAGCTTCAGAAGAAGGCAGCTGAATTCAACTTCCGTAACCAACTGAAGGTTGTCAAAAAGAAGGAATTCACCCTTGAAGAAGAAGACAAAGAG AAAAAGCCAGACTGGTCCAAGGGCAAGCCGGGAGACCAGAAGGTAAAAGAAGAAGAGGTTGAGGCATGA
- the LOC106710618 gene encoding troponin I isoform X12: MADDEKKRLEEAKKAKQAEIDRKRAEVRKRMEEASKAKKAKKGFMTPERKKKLRLLLRKKAAEELKKEQERKAAERRRIIEERCGRPKNIDDANEEMLKNIIQEYYDRMYVCEGQKWDLEHEVRKRDYEIADLNSQVNDLRGKFVKPTLKKVSKYENKFAKLQKKAAEFNFRNQLKVVKKKEFTLEEEDKEAKKAEKADWAIGKK; the protein is encoded by the exons GCGAAGAAGGCCAAACAGGCCGAGATCGACCGCAAGCGCGCTGAGGTGCGCAAGCGCATGGAGGAAGCCTCCAAGGCCAAGAAGGCCAAGAAAGGTTTCATGACACCTGAGAGGAAGAAGAAGCTTAGG TTGTTGCTGCGTAAAAAAGCCGCTGAGGAGTTGAAGAAGGAACAGGAACGCAAAGCGGCGGAGAGGAGGCGCATCATCGAGGAGAGGTGCGGCAGACCCAAGAACATCGACGACGCAAACGAAG AAATGCTCAAGAATATAATACAGGAGTATTATGACCGCATGTATGTGTGTGAGGGCCAGAAGTGGGATTTGGAACACGAAGTCAGGAAAAGAGATTATGAG ATTGCCGACCTGAACTCTCAAGTCAACGACCTAAGAGGCAAatt CGTCAAACCTACACTGAAGAAGGTGTCCAAATACGAAAACAAATTCGCTAAGCTTCAGAAGAAGGCAGCTGAATTCAACTTCCGTAACCAACTGAAGGTTGTCAAAAAGAAGGAATTCACCCTTGAAGAAGAAGACAAAGAG GCTAAGAAAGCGGAGAAGGCTGATTGGGCAATCGGCAAGAAGTAA
- the LOC106710618 gene encoding troponin I isoform X14: MADDEAKKAKQAEIDRKRAEVRKRMEEASKAKKAKKGFMTPERKKKLRLLLRKKAAEELKKEQERKAAERRRIIEERCGRPKNIDDANEDAISRVCKEYHTRIGKLEDEKFDLEYIVKRKDMEIADLNSQVNDLRGKFVKPTLKKVSKYENKFAKLQKKAAEFNFRNQLKVVKKKEFTLEEEDKEAKKAEKADWAIGKK, encoded by the exons GCGAAGAAGGCCAAACAGGCCGAGATCGACCGCAAGCGCGCTGAGGTGCGCAAGCGCATGGAGGAAGCCTCCAAGGCCAAGAAGGCCAAGAAAGGTTTCATGACACCTGAGAGGAAGAAGAAGCTTAGG TTGTTGCTGCGTAAAAAAGCCGCTGAGGAGTTGAAGAAGGAACAGGAACGCAAAGCGGCGGAGAGGAGGCGCATCATCGAGGAGAGGTGCGGCAGACCCAAGAACATCGACGACGCAAACGAAG ATGCTATTTCGAGGGTTTGCAAAGAATACCACACCCGCATCGGCAAACTTGAAGATGAAAAGTTCGATCTGGAATACATCGTTAAACGGAAAGACATGGAG ATTGCCGACCTGAACTCTCAAGTCAACGACCTAAGAGGCAAatt CGTCAAACCTACACTGAAGAAGGTGTCCAAATACGAAAACAAATTCGCTAAGCTTCAGAAGAAGGCAGCTGAATTCAACTTCCGTAACCAACTGAAGGTTGTCAAAAAGAAGGAATTCACCCTTGAAGAAGAAGACAAAGAG GCTAAGAAAGCGGAGAAGGCTGATTGGGCAATCGGCAAGAAGTAA
- the LOC106710618 gene encoding troponin I isoform X3 — translation MADDEKKRLEEAKKAKQAEIDRKRAEVRKRMEEASKAKKAKKGFMTPERKKKLRLLLRKKAAEELKKEQERKAAERRRIIEERCGRPKNIDDANEAALTSIITGYHQRIAKLEEEKYDHELEVARRELEIADLNSQVNDLRGKFVKPTLKKVSKYENKFAKLQKKAAEFNFRNQLKVVKKKEFTLEEEDKEKKPDWSKGKPGDQKEGESTPATPAPAAS, via the exons GCGAAGAAGGCCAAACAGGCCGAGATCGACCGCAAGCGCGCTGAGGTGCGCAAGCGCATGGAGGAAGCCTCCAAGGCCAAGAAGGCCAAGAAAGGTTTCATGACACCTGAGAGGAAGAAGAAGCTTAGG TTGTTGCTGCGTAAAAAAGCCGCTGAGGAGTTGAAGAAGGAACAGGAACGCAAAGCGGCGGAGAGGAGGCGCATCATCGAGGAGAGGTGCGGCAGACCCAAGAACATCGACGACGCAAACGAAG CCGCTCTCACGAGCATCATAACCGGCTACCATCAACGTATCGCCAAGCTCGAGGAGGAGAAGTACGATCACGAGTTGGAAGTGGCGCGCAGAGAGCTCGAG ATTGCCGACCTGAACTCTCAAGTCAACGACCTAAGAGGCAAatt CGTCAAACCTACACTGAAGAAGGTGTCCAAATACGAAAACAAATTCGCTAAGCTTCAGAAGAAGGCAGCTGAATTCAACTTCCGTAACCAACTGAAGGTTGTCAAAAAGAAGGAATTCACCCTTGAAGAAGAAGACAAAGAG AAAAAGCCAGACTGGTCCAAGGGCAAGCCGGGAGACCAGAAG GAGGGGGAATCTACACCTGCCACTCCTGCGCCTGCGGCCTCGTAA
- the LOC106710618 gene encoding troponin I isoform X8 — MADDEAKKAKQAEIDRKRAEVRKRMEEASKAKKAKKGFMTPERKKKLRLLLRKKAAEELKKEQERKAAERRRIIEERCGRPKNIDDANEAELQTICQMYWQRIYELEGDKYELERGSEIKKMEIADLNSQVNDLRGKFVKPTLKKVSKYENKFAKLQKKAAEFNFRNQLKVVKKKEFTLEEEDKEKKPDWSKGKPGDQKEGESTPATPAPAAS, encoded by the exons GCGAAGAAGGCCAAACAGGCCGAGATCGACCGCAAGCGCGCTGAGGTGCGCAAGCGCATGGAGGAAGCCTCCAAGGCCAAGAAGGCCAAGAAAGGTTTCATGACACCTGAGAGGAAGAAGAAGCTTAGG TTGTTGCTGCGTAAAAAAGCCGCTGAGGAGTTGAAGAAGGAACAGGAACGCAAAGCGGCGGAGAGGAGGCGCATCATCGAGGAGAGGTGCGGCAGACCCAAGAACATCGACGACGCAAACGAAG cGGAACTGCAGACGATATGTCAAATGTATTGGCAAAGAATATACGAGCTTGAGGGAGATAAATATGAACTAGAACGAGGTAGCGAAATTAAGAAAATGGAG ATTGCCGACCTGAACTCTCAAGTCAACGACCTAAGAGGCAAatt CGTCAAACCTACACTGAAGAAGGTGTCCAAATACGAAAACAAATTCGCTAAGCTTCAGAAGAAGGCAGCTGAATTCAACTTCCGTAACCAACTGAAGGTTGTCAAAAAGAAGGAATTCACCCTTGAAGAAGAAGACAAAGAG AAAAAGCCAGACTGGTCCAAGGGCAAGCCGGGAGACCAGAAG GAGGGGGAATCTACACCTGCCACTCCTGCGCCTGCGGCCTCGTAA
- the LOC106710618 gene encoding troponin I isoform X1, producing MADDEKKRLEEAKKAKQAEIDRKRAEVRKRMEEASKAKKAKKGFMTPERKKKLRLLLRKKAAEELKKEQERKAAERRRIIEERCGRPKNIDDANEDAISRVCKEYHTRIGKLEDEKFDLEYIVKRKDMEIADLNSQVNDLRGKFVKPTLKKVSKYENKFAKLQKKAAEFNFRNQLKVVKKKEFTLEEEDKEKKPDWSKGKPGDQKEGESTPATPAPAAS from the exons GCGAAGAAGGCCAAACAGGCCGAGATCGACCGCAAGCGCGCTGAGGTGCGCAAGCGCATGGAGGAAGCCTCCAAGGCCAAGAAGGCCAAGAAAGGTTTCATGACACCTGAGAGGAAGAAGAAGCTTAGG TTGTTGCTGCGTAAAAAAGCCGCTGAGGAGTTGAAGAAGGAACAGGAACGCAAAGCGGCGGAGAGGAGGCGCATCATCGAGGAGAGGTGCGGCAGACCCAAGAACATCGACGACGCAAACGAAG ATGCTATTTCGAGGGTTTGCAAAGAATACCACACCCGCATCGGCAAACTTGAAGATGAAAAGTTCGATCTGGAATACATCGTTAAACGGAAAGACATGGAG ATTGCCGACCTGAACTCTCAAGTCAACGACCTAAGAGGCAAatt CGTCAAACCTACACTGAAGAAGGTGTCCAAATACGAAAACAAATTCGCTAAGCTTCAGAAGAAGGCAGCTGAATTCAACTTCCGTAACCAACTGAAGGTTGTCAAAAAGAAGGAATTCACCCTTGAAGAAGAAGACAAAGAG AAAAAGCCAGACTGGTCCAAGGGCAAGCCGGGAGACCAGAAG GAGGGGGAATCTACACCTGCCACTCCTGCGCCTGCGGCCTCGTAA
- the LOC106710618 gene encoding troponin I isoform X7, whose protein sequence is MADDEAKKAKQAEIDRKRAEVRKRMEEASKAKKAKKGFMTPERKKKLRLLLRKKAAEELKKEQERKAAERRRIIEERCGRPKNIDDANEEMLKNIIQEYYDRMYVCEGQKWDLEHEVRKRDYEIADLNSQVNDLRGKFVKPTLKKVSKYENKFAKLQKKAAEFNFRNQLKVVKKKEFTLEEEDKEKKPDWSKGKPGDQKEGESTPATPAPAAS, encoded by the exons GCGAAGAAGGCCAAACAGGCCGAGATCGACCGCAAGCGCGCTGAGGTGCGCAAGCGCATGGAGGAAGCCTCCAAGGCCAAGAAGGCCAAGAAAGGTTTCATGACACCTGAGAGGAAGAAGAAGCTTAGG TTGTTGCTGCGTAAAAAAGCCGCTGAGGAGTTGAAGAAGGAACAGGAACGCAAAGCGGCGGAGAGGAGGCGCATCATCGAGGAGAGGTGCGGCAGACCCAAGAACATCGACGACGCAAACGAAG AAATGCTCAAGAATATAATACAGGAGTATTATGACCGCATGTATGTGTGTGAGGGCCAGAAGTGGGATTTGGAACACGAAGTCAGGAAAAGAGATTATGAG ATTGCCGACCTGAACTCTCAAGTCAACGACCTAAGAGGCAAatt CGTCAAACCTACACTGAAGAAGGTGTCCAAATACGAAAACAAATTCGCTAAGCTTCAGAAGAAGGCAGCTGAATTCAACTTCCGTAACCAACTGAAGGTTGTCAAAAAGAAGGAATTCACCCTTGAAGAAGAAGACAAAGAG AAAAAGCCAGACTGGTCCAAGGGCAAGCCGGGAGACCAGAAG GAGGGGGAATCTACACCTGCCACTCCTGCGCCTGCGGCCTCGTAA
- the LOC106710618 gene encoding troponin I isoform X13, with the protein MADDEKKRLEEAKKAKQAEIDRKRAEVRKRMEEASKAKKAKKGFMTPERKKKLRLLLRKKAAEELKKEQERKAAERRRIIEERCGRPKNIDDANEDAISRVCKEYHTRIGKLEDEKFDLEYIVKRKDMEIADLNSQVNDLRGKFVKPTLKKVSKYENKFAKLQKKAAEFNFRNQLKVVKKKEFTLEEEDKEATGTGKVNIGVIER; encoded by the exons GCGAAGAAGGCCAAACAGGCCGAGATCGACCGCAAGCGCGCTGAGGTGCGCAAGCGCATGGAGGAAGCCTCCAAGGCCAAGAAGGCCAAGAAAGGTTTCATGACACCTGAGAGGAAGAAGAAGCTTAGG TTGTTGCTGCGTAAAAAAGCCGCTGAGGAGTTGAAGAAGGAACAGGAACGCAAAGCGGCGGAGAGGAGGCGCATCATCGAGGAGAGGTGCGGCAGACCCAAGAACATCGACGACGCAAACGAAG ATGCTATTTCGAGGGTTTGCAAAGAATACCACACCCGCATCGGCAAACTTGAAGATGAAAAGTTCGATCTGGAATACATCGTTAAACGGAAAGACATGGAG ATTGCCGACCTGAACTCTCAAGTCAACGACCTAAGAGGCAAatt CGTCAAACCTACACTGAAGAAGGTGTCCAAATACGAAAACAAATTCGCTAAGCTTCAGAAGAAGGCAGCTGAATTCAACTTCCGTAACCAACTGAAGGTTGTCAAAAAGAAGGAATTCACCCTTGAAGAAGAAGACAAAGAG GCTACCGGGACGGGCAAGGTAAATATAGGAGTCATTGAAAGATAA
- the LOC106710618 gene encoding troponin I isoform X2 — protein MADDEKKRLEEAKKAKQAEIDRKRAEVRKRMEEASKAKKAKKGFMTPERKKKLRLLLRKKAAEELKKEQERKAAERRRIIEERCGRPKNIDDANEEMLKNIIQEYYDRMYVCEGQKWDLEHEVRKRDYEIADLNSQVNDLRGKFVKPTLKKVSKYENKFAKLQKKAAEFNFRNQLKVVKKKEFTLEEEDKEKKPDWSKGKPGDQKEGESTPATPAPAAS, from the exons GCGAAGAAGGCCAAACAGGCCGAGATCGACCGCAAGCGCGCTGAGGTGCGCAAGCGCATGGAGGAAGCCTCCAAGGCCAAGAAGGCCAAGAAAGGTTTCATGACACCTGAGAGGAAGAAGAAGCTTAGG TTGTTGCTGCGTAAAAAAGCCGCTGAGGAGTTGAAGAAGGAACAGGAACGCAAAGCGGCGGAGAGGAGGCGCATCATCGAGGAGAGGTGCGGCAGACCCAAGAACATCGACGACGCAAACGAAG AAATGCTCAAGAATATAATACAGGAGTATTATGACCGCATGTATGTGTGTGAGGGCCAGAAGTGGGATTTGGAACACGAAGTCAGGAAAAGAGATTATGAG ATTGCCGACCTGAACTCTCAAGTCAACGACCTAAGAGGCAAatt CGTCAAACCTACACTGAAGAAGGTGTCCAAATACGAAAACAAATTCGCTAAGCTTCAGAAGAAGGCAGCTGAATTCAACTTCCGTAACCAACTGAAGGTTGTCAAAAAGAAGGAATTCACCCTTGAAGAAGAAGACAAAGAG AAAAAGCCAGACTGGTCCAAGGGCAAGCCGGGAGACCAGAAG GAGGGGGAATCTACACCTGCCACTCCTGCGCCTGCGGCCTCGTAA